In Calditerricola satsumensis, a single genomic region encodes these proteins:
- a CDS encoding dihydrolipoamide acetyltransferase family protein — protein sequence MAEFQFKLPDIGEGIHEGEIVKWHVKEGDTVEEDQVILEVQNDKAVVEIPSPVTGKVKEIKVPEGTVAVVGDVLVVFETEGAAPEAADAGQEAPKADAAGGAGCDIGQQVAQAVAQTEAAPAPAAEAGGRKRVLATPAVRKFAREKGVDIRLVPGTGPGGRVTKEDILRYLEGGAQAAQAEPAAPAAKPQVAAEAPVEHAPGAQPAPSVQPAAAAAPGERVEERVPLKGIRKVIAEAMVKSMYTAPHVTVMDEVEVSKLVALRERAKAIGEEKGIKLTYMPFIIKAAVAALKQFPALNASIDDEKQEIVYKKYYDIGIATDTDRGLVVPVIRDADRKNIWTLAQELRDLATRAREGKLAPHELKGSTFTITNIGFAGGMYFTPIINHPEVAILGTGRITEKPVVKNGEIVAAPVMTLCLSFDHRLIDGALAQRFVNTLKQLLNDPELLLLEV from the coding sequence TTGGCCGAGTTCCAGTTTAAGCTGCCGGACATCGGGGAAGGGATTCACGAAGGCGAGATCGTCAAGTGGCACGTCAAGGAAGGCGACACCGTCGAGGAAGACCAGGTCATCCTCGAGGTGCAGAACGACAAGGCCGTCGTCGAGATTCCCAGCCCGGTGACGGGCAAGGTGAAGGAGATCAAGGTGCCGGAGGGTACGGTGGCCGTCGTCGGCGACGTCCTCGTCGTGTTCGAGACGGAAGGCGCCGCGCCGGAAGCGGCGGACGCCGGCCAAGAGGCGCCAAAGGCGGACGCGGCCGGTGGAGCGGGCTGCGACATCGGCCAGCAGGTGGCCCAGGCGGTAGCCCAAACGGAAGCGGCGCCGGCTCCCGCGGCGGAAGCGGGCGGGCGCAAGCGCGTGCTGGCCACGCCGGCGGTGCGCAAGTTTGCCCGTGAAAAGGGCGTTGACATCCGTCTGGTTCCGGGCACCGGTCCGGGCGGCCGCGTGACGAAGGAGGACATCCTGCGCTACCTCGAGGGCGGGGCCCAAGCGGCTCAAGCCGAACCGGCAGCTCCTGCAGCAAAACCGCAGGTTGCGGCCGAGGCGCCGGTCGAACATGCGCCCGGTGCCCAACCGGCTCCGTCCGTTCAGCCCGCTGCGGCGGCCGCCCCGGGCGAGCGTGTCGAGGAGCGCGTGCCGCTGAAGGGCATCCGCAAGGTGATCGCCGAGGCCATGGTCAAGTCGATGTACACCGCTCCGCACGTGACGGTGATGGACGAGGTGGAGGTGTCCAAACTCGTCGCGCTGCGGGAGCGGGCCAAGGCCATCGGCGAAGAGAAGGGCATCAAGCTGACGTACATGCCGTTCATCATCAAGGCGGCCGTGGCCGCCCTCAAGCAGTTCCCGGCGCTGAACGCCTCCATCGACGACGAGAAGCAGGAAATCGTCTACAAGAAGTACTACGACATCGGCATTGCCACCGACACCGACCGCGGGCTCGTCGTGCCGGTCATCCGCGATGCCGACCGGAAGAACATCTGGACGCTGGCCCAGGAACTGCGTGACCTGGCCACGCGGGCGCGCGAAGGAAAGCTGGCCCCGCATGAGCTGAAGGGGAGCACGTTTACGATCACGAACATCGGCTTCGCCGGCGGCATGTACTTCACCCCGATCATCAACCATCCGGAGGTGGCCATCCTCGGCACGGGCCGCATCACCGAAAAGCCGGTGGTGAAGAACGGCGAGATCGTGGCCGCGCCGGTGATGACCCTGTGTCTCAGCTTTGACCATCGCCTGATCGACGGCGCGCTGGCCCAGCGCTTTGTCAACACCCTCAAGCAGCTCCTGAACGATCCGGAGCTGCTCCTTCTGGAGGTGTGA
- the lpdA gene encoding dihydrolipoyl dehydrogenase translates to MVVGEFTLEADVLVIGGGPGGYVAAIRAAQLGKSVTLVERDKLGGVCLNVGCIPSKALISAASTYERVKRGSDMGIVADNVRLDFAKVQAWKQSVVDKLTGGVASLLKGNKVQVIKGEALFVNEREVRVINGYEANRYRFNHCIIATGSRPVELKALPFGKRVLSSTEALSLEEVPKRLVVIGGGYIGVELGTAYAKFGSQVTIVEGLDSILSAFDKELVRYVERKLKKLGVKVLTKALAKGVEEKEDGVVVTVEVGGKEQKLEADYVLVTVGRRPNTDELGLEAIGIAVDERGLIPVDRQGRTKVPHIFAIGDVVAGPALAHKASYEGKVAAEAIAGLPSEVDYTAIPSVVFSDPEIAAVGLTEAEAKEQGYEVAVGKFPFAANGRALSLLEAEGFVKVVADKETGTVLGVQIVGPEASDLIAEAALAVEMGATLEDIALTIHAHPTLGETMMEAAEVALGHGIHVLTK, encoded by the coding sequence ATGGTCGTCGGAGAATTCACCCTGGAAGCGGACGTTCTCGTCATCGGTGGCGGGCCGGGCGGGTACGTGGCGGCCATCCGCGCGGCCCAGCTCGGCAAAAGCGTCACCCTGGTGGAGCGGGACAAGCTGGGCGGCGTCTGCCTCAACGTCGGCTGCATCCCCTCGAAGGCGCTCATCTCCGCGGCGAGCACCTACGAGCGCGTCAAGCGCGGGAGTGACATGGGCATCGTCGCCGACAACGTGCGCCTCGACTTTGCCAAGGTGCAGGCGTGGAAGCAGAGCGTGGTGGACAAGCTGACCGGCGGCGTGGCCAGCCTGCTGAAAGGGAACAAGGTCCAGGTGATCAAAGGGGAAGCCCTCTTCGTCAACGAGCGCGAGGTGCGCGTCATCAACGGCTACGAGGCCAACCGCTACCGCTTCAACCACTGCATCATCGCCACCGGGTCGCGCCCGGTGGAGCTGAAGGCCCTGCCCTTCGGCAAGCGCGTCCTGTCGTCGACGGAGGCGCTGTCTCTCGAGGAGGTGCCGAAGCGCCTCGTCGTCATCGGCGGCGGGTACATCGGCGTCGAGCTCGGCACGGCCTACGCCAAGTTCGGGTCCCAGGTGACGATCGTCGAAGGCCTCGATTCGATCCTGTCGGCCTTTGACAAGGAGCTGGTCCGCTACGTCGAGCGGAAGCTGAAGAAGCTCGGCGTCAAGGTGCTGACGAAGGCCCTGGCCAAGGGCGTCGAAGAGAAGGAGGACGGCGTCGTCGTCACCGTCGAGGTCGGCGGCAAGGAGCAGAAGCTGGAGGCCGACTACGTCCTCGTCACCGTCGGGCGCCGTCCGAACACCGACGAGCTGGGCCTCGAGGCCATCGGCATTGCCGTCGACGAGCGCGGCTTGATCCCGGTTGACCGGCAGGGCCGCACGAAGGTGCCGCACATCTTCGCCATCGGCGATGTTGTGGCCGGCCCGGCCCTGGCCCACAAGGCCTCCTACGAAGGGAAGGTAGCGGCCGAGGCGATCGCCGGCCTGCCCAGCGAAGTCGATTACACGGCGATCCCGTCGGTGGTCTTCTCCGATCCGGAAATTGCCGCCGTGGGCCTCACCGAGGCCGAAGCCAAGGAACAGGGCTACGAGGTGGCCGTGGGCAAGTTTCCCTTCGCGGCGAACGGCCGCGCCCTGTCGCTCCTCGAGGCCGAAGGGTTCGTCAAGGTGGTCGCCGACAAGGAGACGGGCACGGTGCTCGGGGTGCAGATCGTCGGCCCCGAGGCGTCGGACCTCATCGCCGAGGCGGCGCTAGCGGTCGAGATGGGGGCGACGCTGGAGGACATCGCCCTCACCATCCACGCCCATCCGACCCTCGGCGAGACGATGATGGAAGCGGCCGAGGTGGCCCTGGGCCACGGCATCCACGTGCTGACGAAGTGA
- a CDS encoding MFS transporter: protein MSDQKQRRRVLMASLVGNSIEWFDYFLYSTAAGLVFNQLFFPKSMDPLVALMASYLTLALTFVFRPLGGILFAHIGDRIGRKKTLVMTLMLMGCSTVLIGLLPTYEQIGIWAPILLIILRIIQGFGIGGEWGGALLIAVEHAEGKRRAFFGSVPQMGIPIGLLLGTFSLSVMSMVTTEEQFLSWGWRVPFILSIVLVLLGLWLRKGIDESPIFKEAQEQGKVVRIPILETLCNYWKETLISVGLKVVETAPFYIFGTFVVSYATLQGYSKSTALNAVAIASLVTAILIPYMGILGDRIGRKPLYIAGTIGIILFAFPYFWMIHGKSDLLLILATIIGLGILWTPVTAVLGTLYSEIFSTQVRYTGATLGYQIGAAVAGGTAPFIATALLGTFNSWIPIAIYLVLTSLISLLSIVSVRETKDSSLN, encoded by the coding sequence ATGTCCGATCAAAAACAGCGCCGAAGAGTGTTGATGGCCAGTCTTGTCGGGAACTCCATTGAATGGTTCGACTACTTTTTGTACAGCACGGCTGCTGGTCTTGTGTTTAACCAACTGTTCTTTCCCAAAAGCATGGATCCGCTTGTTGCGCTTATGGCGTCATATCTCACCCTCGCGCTCACCTTTGTCTTTCGACCGTTAGGTGGCATTCTCTTTGCTCACATTGGGGATCGCATTGGCCGAAAGAAAACGCTTGTCATGACACTCATGCTGATGGGCTGTTCAACCGTTTTGATCGGACTCCTTCCCACGTACGAACAAATCGGTATTTGGGCACCCATCCTGCTCATCATCCTCCGCATCATTCAGGGATTTGGCATTGGCGGTGAATGGGGCGGCGCGCTGCTCATTGCCGTTGAACATGCCGAAGGAAAACGCCGTGCCTTTTTCGGAAGTGTTCCCCAAATGGGAATTCCCATCGGTCTGCTCCTGGGTACATTCTCCTTGTCCGTCATGAGCATGGTGACGACAGAAGAGCAATTTCTAAGCTGGGGATGGCGTGTACCGTTTATCCTCAGCATTGTCCTGGTGCTTCTTGGCCTCTGGCTCCGCAAGGGCATTGATGAAAGTCCGATCTTTAAAGAAGCCCAGGAACAAGGAAAAGTGGTACGCATTCCGATTCTGGAAACCCTTTGCAATTATTGGAAAGAGACGCTCATCTCTGTTGGCTTAAAAGTTGTAGAAACCGCTCCGTTCTACATCTTTGGAACATTTGTTGTAAGTTATGCAACCCTGCAAGGCTATAGCAAAAGCACAGCACTCAATGCCGTTGCCATTGCCTCGCTGGTGACAGCCATTTTGATTCCTTATATGGGGATTCTAGGAGATCGAATCGGCCGAAAACCGCTTTATATCGCTGGAACAATCGGAATTATCCTTTTTGCTTTCCCGTATTTCTGGATGATTCACGGAAAATCGGATCTACTTCTGATATTGGCCACAATCATTGGTTTAGGGATCTTGTGGACACCGGTTACGGCGGTTCTCGGAACGCTCTATTCCGAAATCTTTAGCACACAAGTTCGGTATACGGGCGCGACGCTGGGTTACCAAATTGGTGCTGCAGTAGCTGGTGGAACCGCTCCTTTCATCGCCACAGCGCTTTTAGGAACATTTAACAGCTGGATTCCCATTGCCATTTATCTGGTTTTGACCTCCCTCATTTCGCTTCTTTCCATCGTTTCCGTCCGTGAAACCAAAGATAGCTCTTTGAATTAA